A genomic window from Leptolyngbya sp. BL0902 includes:
- a CDS encoding DUF2157 domain-containing protein, whose protein sequence is MMPERFRRQLRQEAETWQAEGLIDAELYETLAHRYQFTGLEQAASNRFIAILMGLGAVLLGLGAITFVAANWQVWPRAVRVALLLSTFLWVNSLGFYWWRQPAELSRWHRLGHGLLLLGALLLGANLGLMSQMFHQSGDLFELLLVWGLGVAAMAYSLRLTSLSMFALLLVGLGYAFSWGRSSIWQEWSTTALLIQHMPLVVAAVFVPLAYWCRSRVLLGFSGLMVALSLMTNSQLYWIWHQGWLMAVALVLPPALLWSYSDRIWQRTTDPDWFDPVLRQVALWFLSVLFYLLSFHYWWQYPPPPSDRLATLWAWPPLLDAALLGVVTGLGWAQLRYEILSRRGRTQAINSAVVALLLLVTVTLLVGQGRLGVLTALGFNILLFTLALGLVRDGLTLTQRSTFWGGMVLLVLGIVSRSLEYNTGLIFKSIVLGACGVGIIVAGLWFERRQPPPAALPESSEV, encoded by the coding sequence CAGGCCGCTAGCAACCGCTTCATCGCCATTTTGATGGGCCTGGGGGCGGTGCTGCTAGGGCTGGGGGCGATTACCTTTGTGGCGGCCAACTGGCAGGTGTGGCCCCGTGCGGTGCGGGTGGCGTTGCTGCTTAGCACCTTTTTATGGGTCAACAGCTTGGGGTTCTACTGGTGGCGACAGCCCGCCGAATTATCCCGCTGGCACCGTTTGGGCCATGGTCTGCTGCTGCTGGGGGCGCTGCTGCTGGGGGCCAACCTTGGCCTCATGTCTCAGATGTTTCACCAAAGCGGCGATTTGTTTGAACTGCTGCTGGTGTGGGGGCTGGGGGTGGCGGCGATGGCCTACAGTTTGCGGCTTACCTCTCTGAGTATGTTCGCACTGCTCCTGGTGGGGTTGGGCTATGCCTTTAGCTGGGGCCGATCCAGTATTTGGCAAGAGTGGTCTACCACGGCGCTACTGATTCAGCACATGCCGCTGGTGGTGGCGGCGGTGTTTGTGCCCTTGGCCTACTGGTGCCGTTCCCGCGTGCTGCTGGGGTTCAGTGGCCTGATGGTCGCCCTGAGTTTGATGACCAATAGCCAACTGTACTGGATCTGGCACCAGGGCTGGCTGATGGCGGTGGCCCTCGTTTTGCCCCCGGCCCTGCTGTGGAGCTACAGCGACCGCATTTGGCAACGCACCACCGACCCCGACTGGTTTGATCCGGTGCTGCGGCAGGTGGCCCTCTGGTTTTTGAGTGTGCTGTTTTACCTCCTCTCGTTCCATTACTGGTGGCAATATCCGCCGCCGCCGTCGGATCGCTTGGCGACGTTGTGGGCTTGGCCGCCGCTGCTGGATGCCGCGCTGCTGGGTGTGGTGACAGGGCTGGGCTGGGCGCAACTGCGTTATGAAATCCTGTCCCGTCGGGGCCGCACCCAGGCAATTAACTCCGCCGTTGTGGCCCTGCTGCTGTTGGTAACGGTGACGCTGCTGGTGGGCCAAGGTCGCCTGGGGGTGCTAACCGCCCTGGGCTTCAATATCCTGCTGTTCACCCTGGCCCTGGGGCTGGTGCGCGATGGTCTCACCCTCACCCAACGATCTACCTTTTGGGGCGGCATGGTGCTGTTGGTGCTAGGTATTGTCAGCCGCAGCCTGGAATACAACACGGGGCTAATCTTCAAATCCATCGTTTTAGGGGCCTGTGGCGTGGGCATCATCGTCGCGGGTCTGTGGTTTGAACGCCGCCAGCCGCCGCCAGCCGCCCTACCTGAATCTTCGGAGGTCTGA
- a CDS encoding circularly permuted type 2 ATP-grasp protein: protein MLFDAYDPGNFYDELFIGQGQPRPEAELLIRRVNAMSLVELQQRQEAVQKTLFKLGVTFNVYSDTQGTERIFPFDVIPRIVPGHEWEWLEKGLKQRIYALNCFIHDVYNEQKILNDGVIPRHVVESAPGFLKPCMGLQPPNDIWCHITGTDLVRDQDGTWYVLEDNMRCPSGVSYVLENRRVMKTTFPHLFSAMDIAAVDDYASQLLETLLNLAPETLINPRVAVLTPGMYNSAYFEHSFLAQQIGAELVEGRDLVVSDGYLKMRTTKGLERVDVVYRRIDDDFIDPQAFRPDSLLGVPGLMEVYRAGRVAIANALGTGVADDKLVYAYVPQMIRYYLDEDQLIPNVPTFLCEDPTQQAHVLSNLDKLVVKATNASGGYGMLVGPHATEEQRLEFADRIRTNPRGYIAQPTLCLSRVPTLIDGGFEGCHVDLRPYILYGQDIYVNPGGLTRVALKRGSLVVNSSQGGGSKDTWVVRSMKSQGQSQNQGQ from the coding sequence GTGCTATTCGATGCCTACGACCCCGGCAACTTCTATGACGAACTATTTATCGGCCAGGGCCAGCCTCGCCCAGAAGCAGAACTGCTGATTCGGCGAGTCAATGCCATGTCCTTGGTGGAGTTGCAGCAGCGCCAGGAGGCCGTACAAAAAACCCTGTTTAAGCTGGGCGTCACCTTCAATGTCTATAGCGACACCCAGGGCACCGAACGAATTTTCCCCTTCGATGTGATTCCCCGCATTGTTCCTGGCCACGAGTGGGAGTGGCTAGAGAAGGGACTCAAACAGCGCATTTATGCCCTTAATTGCTTTATTCACGACGTTTATAACGAGCAAAAAATCCTCAACGATGGGGTGATTCCGCGCCATGTGGTGGAAAGCGCCCCCGGTTTTTTGAAACCCTGCATGGGCCTTCAGCCGCCCAACGATATCTGGTGCCACATCACCGGAACCGATCTTGTGCGCGACCAGGATGGTACCTGGTACGTCCTCGAAGACAATATGCGCTGCCCCTCCGGCGTGTCCTACGTGCTAGAAAATCGGCGGGTGATGAAGACCACCTTCCCCCACCTGTTCTCGGCCATGGACATTGCGGCGGTGGATGACTACGCCAGCCAGCTCCTAGAAACCCTGCTCAACCTAGCGCCAGAAACGCTAATTAACCCTCGCGTAGCGGTGCTGACTCCGGGGATGTACAACTCCGCCTACTTCGAGCATTCTTTCCTGGCCCAGCAAATTGGGGCGGAACTGGTCGAAGGTCGGGATCTCGTCGTGTCTGACGGCTACCTCAAAATGCGTACCACCAAGGGGCTAGAGCGGGTGGATGTGGTCTATCGCCGCATTGATGACGATTTTATTGATCCCCAAGCCTTCCGGCCCGATTCCCTGCTGGGGGTGCCCGGTTTGATGGAGGTCTACCGGGCCGGACGGGTGGCCATCGCCAACGCCCTCGGTACCGGGGTGGCCGACGACAAACTGGTCTATGCCTACGTGCCCCAGATGATCCGCTACTACCTCGACGAAGACCAGCTCATCCCCAACGTGCCCACCTTTTTGTGCGAAGACCCCACCCAGCAGGCCCACGTCCTCAGCAACCTAGACAAGCTGGTGGTGAAGGCCACCAATGCCTCCGGCGGCTACGGGATGCTGGTCGGCCCCCACGCCACGGAGGAGCAGCGGCTCGAATTTGCCGACCGTATCCGCACCAACCCCAGGGGCTATATCGCCCAGCCCACCCTCTGCCTCTCCCGCGTCCCCACCCTCATTGACGGGGGCTTTGAGGGCTGTCATGTGGATCTACGCCCCTATATTCTCTATGGACAAGATATCTACGTAAACCCCGGCGGCC
- a CDS encoding sulfite exporter TauE/SafE family protein produces the protein MIGDVLLLLAVGTFAGVLAGFLGIGGGTVMVPVMVALGLSGVEAVGTSTLAILIISLGGSLQNWRMGSLNLKNVLLLGLPSVGTAFLGTALASYIPEHGLLGIFGVFLLLNIYLIGIKKRVVAQAKSQEGGASTTPDDSATSIPSHPRNPVLVRMLIGGIAGFLAGLFGVGGGVVMVPLQILLLRENIKVAIQTSLGAIVVTALSACGWHSLQGNVVPLTGALLGLGGLVGVQGSTRYLPKLPDRVVTLMFRGLLAFFAVYFFYRAWVSWGVS, from the coding sequence ATGATCGGTGACGTTTTACTCTTGTTGGCGGTGGGTACCTTTGCGGGGGTGCTGGCGGGGTTCTTGGGCATTGGCGGCGGCACCGTCATGGTTCCGGTGATGGTTGCCTTGGGGCTGTCGGGGGTGGAGGCCGTGGGCACCAGCACCCTGGCAATTTTGATTATTTCTCTGGGCGGCAGTCTACAAAACTGGCGCATGGGCTCTTTAAATCTCAAGAACGTGCTGCTGCTGGGGTTGCCCTCTGTGGGGACAGCCTTTTTGGGGACGGCCTTGGCCAGCTACATTCCAGAGCATGGGTTACTGGGTATTTTTGGCGTTTTCCTGCTTCTGAATATCTACCTCATTGGCATCAAAAAGCGGGTCGTGGCCCAGGCCAAATCGCAGGAGGGTGGGGCCTCAACAACTCCTGACGACTCTGCTACCTCGATCCCATCCCATCCCCGAAACCCCGTTCTTGTCCGGATGCTGATTGGGGGAATTGCTGGCTTTCTAGCCGGGTTGTTTGGGGTTGGGGGCGGGGTGGTCATGGTGCCCCTGCAAATCTTACTGCTGCGGGAAAATATCAAAGTCGCCATCCAAACCAGCCTTGGAGCCATTGTGGTGACGGCGCTCTCCGCCTGCGGTTGGCACAGCCTCCAGGGCAATGTGGTGCCCCTCACCGGGGCGCTGTTGGGTCTGGGGGGGCTAGTGGGCGTGCAGGGCAGCACCCGCTATTTGCCCAAACTGCCGGATCGTGTTGTCACCCTCATGTTTCGTGGGCTGCTGGCCTTTTTTGCAGTCTACTTTTTCTATCGAGCCTGGGTCAGTTGGGGGGTGTCCTAA
- a CDS encoding PhzF family phenazine biosynthesis protein: MSIPLFQVDAFTDRPFGGNPAAVCILPEERPAAWMQRVAQEMNLSETAFVYPEAEGYRLRWFTPTTEVDLCGHATLATSHVLWSEGYLAPPQTALFHTRSGLLTARRFRDWIELDFPTASLEAISAPPDLAAALGAEPQRVMATEMGYLVEVATAEVVRQLQPDVAALQALPVPGVIVTSLGEPPYDFVSRFFAPNLGIPEDPVTGSAHCSLSPYWRDRLGQTRFLAYQASDRGGVVKVQDDSDRVRLSGQAVTVLRGELLD, encoded by the coding sequence ATGTCGATTCCCCTATTTCAGGTTGATGCGTTTACGGATCGTCCCTTTGGCGGCAACCCAGCGGCGGTTTGCATTCTGCCAGAGGAGCGACCTGCCGCCTGGATGCAGCGGGTGGCCCAGGAGATGAATCTTTCGGAAACGGCCTTTGTCTATCCCGAAGCCGAAGGCTACCGTCTGCGCTGGTTTACCCCCACCACAGAGGTCGATCTCTGCGGCCACGCCACCCTCGCCACCAGCCATGTGCTTTGGAGTGAAGGCTATCTGGCCCCGCCCCAGACGGCCCTGTTCCACACACGCAGCGGCCTTCTCACCGCCCGCCGATTCCGCGATTGGATTGAGCTTGACTTTCCCACCGCCTCCCTTGAAGCCATTTCTGCCCCCCCCGACTTGGCAGCGGCTCTAGGGGCTGAGCCTCAGCGGGTCATGGCCACCGAAATGGGCTATCTGGTGGAGGTCGCCACCGCTGAGGTAGTGCGCCAACTACAGCCCGACGTTGCTGCCCTCCAAGCCCTCCCCGTCCCTGGGGTGATTGTCACCAGCCTAGGGGAACCGCCCTACGACTTCGTTTCTCGCTTTTTTGCCCCCAACCTCGGTATCCCCGAAGACCCCGTCACCGGATCGGCCCACTGTAGCCTCAGCCCCTACTGGCGAGACCGCCTTGGCCAAACCCGTTTCCTCGCCTACCAAGCCTCGGATCGGGGCGGCGTGGTCAAGGTGCAGGATGATAGCGACCGCGTCCGTCTCAGCGGCCAAGCCGTTACTGTGCTGCGGGGCGAGTTGCTGGATTAG
- a CDS encoding GDYXXLXY domain-containing protein — MNAQPPRNSQPNPSVDPPMPPQPPPAASPQAPTAAQPMAWWRLGLPLLLQSLLIVAVPAQDAFTYTVGRTVVLQTAPVDPYDMLRGYYQVLGYQVSNTDTLATLPGGEILENRDLTGPIYVVLEEPATATTPPTAWVPVGVSQTRPTHLPDTQIALRGRAENWRVLYGLETYYMPEDQRDSINQAISQLQNQQPQSFVVEVKIDGQGHAVPVSLWVGETNYRF, encoded by the coding sequence ATGAATGCCCAACCCCCTCGCAATTCCCAGCCTAATCCTTCGGTAGATCCGCCCATGCCGCCCCAGCCGCCCCCTGCGGCCTCGCCCCAAGCCCCAACTGCCGCCCAACCGATGGCCTGGTGGCGTCTGGGCCTGCCGCTCCTGCTGCAATCCCTGCTGATTGTGGCTGTTCCTGCCCAGGATGCCTTTACCTACACCGTGGGGCGTACCGTCGTACTGCAAACGGCCCCGGTGGATCCCTATGACATGCTGCGGGGCTACTACCAAGTCCTGGGCTACCAGGTCTCCAATACAGACACCCTCGCCACCCTGCCGGGGGGTGAGATTCTAGAAAATCGCGACCTCACTGGCCCTATCTACGTGGTGCTGGAGGAACCCGCCACCGCCACCACCCCACCCACAGCCTGGGTACCCGTGGGGGTCAGCCAAACCCGCCCCACCCACCTACCCGATACCCAAATCGCCCTGCGAGGACGGGCCGAAAACTGGCGCGTCCTCTACGGTCTAGAAACCTACTATATGCCGGAGGATCAGCGGGATTCCATCAACCAGGCGATCAGCCAACTGCAAAACCAGCAGCCCCAGTCCTTTGTGGTAGAGGTCAAAATTGACGGCCAAGGCCATGCCGTCCCCGTCAGCCTGTGGGTGGGGGAAACCAACTACCGATTTTGA
- the ppk2 gene encoding polyphosphate kinase 2: MKQSSKSGPISADQTTSEHNHFRYTSESEGSSKLSKSFYEKELAKLQVELVKMQYWVKHTGTRIVILFEGRDAAGKGGTIKRITDPLNPRGCRVVALGTPSDHEKTQWYFQRYVAHLPAAGEIVCFDRSWYNRAGVEHVMGFCTAADYQEFMQTCPEFERMLVRSGIILLKYWFSVSDEEQERRFQSRTTDPARRWKLSPMDLESRDRWVEYSQAKDAMFSHTNIPEAPWFTVEADDKKRARLNCISHILSKIPYVDMTPPPLKLSPRKKAPQNYSRPPHNEQFFVPQVY, translated from the coding sequence TTGAAGCAATCCTCAAAGTCTGGCCCTATTTCCGCCGATCAGACCACCTCTGAACATAACCATTTTCGCTATACCTCCGAATCAGAAGGTAGCTCTAAGTTATCCAAATCCTTCTATGAAAAAGAACTAGCCAAACTGCAAGTGGAACTGGTGAAAATGCAGTATTGGGTGAAACATACTGGAACCCGCATTGTTATTTTATTTGAGGGGCGCGATGCGGCAGGCAAGGGCGGCACGATTAAGCGCATCACCGACCCCCTCAATCCTAGAGGATGTCGAGTGGTGGCCTTGGGCACCCCCAGCGACCATGAGAAAACCCAGTGGTATTTTCAGCGCTACGTGGCTCATCTGCCCGCTGCGGGAGAAATTGTTTGTTTTGATCGTAGTTGGTACAACCGAGCCGGAGTCGAGCATGTCATGGGCTTTTGCACCGCTGCTGACTACCAGGAATTTATGCAAACCTGCCCTGAATTTGAGCGAATGCTGGTGCGGTCGGGCATCATTTTGTTGAAATATTGGTTCTCCGTTAGTGATGAAGAACAGGAACGGCGATTTCAATCACGCACTACAGACCCCGCTCGTCGCTGGAAACTAAGCCCGATGGATCTAGAATCCCGCGACCGTTGGGTGGAGTATTCTCAGGCAAAGGATGCTATGTTTTCCCATACTAATATCCCCGAAGCTCCATGGTTTACGGTAGAAGCCGACGATAAGAAACGCGCCCGCCTCAACTGCATTAGCCACATTCTCAGCAAGATTCCCTATGTGGATATGACTCCGCCACCCCTCAAACTTTCTCCTCGGAAGAAAGCACCCCAGAATTACAGTCGCCCTCCCCATAATGAACAGTTCTTTGTGCCTCAAGTTTATTAG
- the remA gene encoding extracellular matrix/biofilm regulator RemA, translated as MDIKLINIGFGNIVSANRVIAIVSPESAPIKRIISDARERGQLVDATYGRRTRAVIITDSGHTILSAIQPETVSHRFVGGKDGKDSGDPKN; from the coding sequence ATGGACATCAAGCTCATCAATATCGGCTTTGGCAATATTGTGTCGGCCAATCGGGTGATTGCCATTGTCAGCCCCGAATCGGCCCCCATCAAACGCATCATTAGCGACGCCCGCGAACGGGGGCAACTGGTGGACGCCACCTATGGCCGCCGCACTCGCGCCGTGATTATTACCGACTCTGGCCACACCATTCTATCCGCCATTCAGCCCGAAACCGTCTCCCATCGCTTTGTAGGCGGCAAAGACGGTAAAGACAGCGGCGATCCCAAGAACTAG
- a CDS encoding NFACT family protein: MQPVDFTTLMAVCHDLRANWLPARCEQVVQCDTTTIAIALRTLDRRGWLTVSWHPQAARLHLGEAPPKGPDTFTFSQQLKHQLNQLALVAIEPVAPWERALDLQFGPRPGDAPQWHLYVEVMGKYSNVILANDQNQIVTAAHQVSDQQSRVRPIQTGDPYVLPPAMMSTLPSLTEDQASWQDRVALVPSTLKKMLMQSYGGLSSSLVATLVAAAGLSPNQPAEELTQADWDRLFTVWQRWLMALEKGQFFPGRTATGYTVLDWDALAPVDDLQGLLNDYYRNELNRQGFDRLKNQLQQKLKGHLEKLGQKADTFRQRLDQSAQAEALRQQADLLMTYNHQWEPGLTAMTLTDFETGAPVTIPIDPDKTAIQQAQRLYKQHQKLKRAQDKVVPLLNAVEAELNYLEQVDDALGQLTSYSEPTDLESLIDIRDELVQQSYLASPDYRPQDRRNPTDAFRQLHTPDGLMVLVGRNNRQNDLLISTVATDYDLWFHTQEIPGSHVLLRLGAGQVPSEADLQFVADVAAYFSRARQSDQVPVIYTQPRHVYKPKGARPGMVIYKHETVIWGQPQRLRQLPPVPVSGQP; the protein is encoded by the coding sequence ATGCAACCCGTAGACTTCACAACCCTAATGGCCGTTTGCCACGATCTGCGGGCCAACTGGCTTCCGGCCCGCTGCGAACAGGTGGTGCAGTGCGACACCACAACCATTGCCATCGCCCTCCGCACGTTGGATCGACGGGGCTGGCTGACGGTGTCTTGGCACCCTCAGGCGGCGCGGCTACACCTAGGCGAGGCTCCCCCCAAGGGGCCGGATACCTTCACCTTTAGCCAGCAGCTCAAGCATCAGTTAAATCAGTTGGCCCTGGTGGCCATTGAACCCGTGGCCCCCTGGGAACGGGCTCTGGATTTGCAGTTTGGCCCCCGCCCTGGGGATGCACCCCAGTGGCATCTGTACGTGGAGGTGATGGGCAAATACAGCAACGTGATTTTGGCCAACGACCAGAATCAGATTGTCACTGCCGCTCACCAGGTCAGCGATCAACAGTCGCGGGTGCGCCCGATTCAAACCGGGGATCCCTACGTGCTGCCCCCAGCGATGATGAGCACCCTGCCGAGCCTCACGGAAGATCAGGCAAGCTGGCAGGATCGCGTCGCCCTCGTGCCCAGCACCCTCAAAAAAATGCTGATGCAGAGCTACGGCGGCCTCAGTTCGTCCCTGGTGGCCACCTTGGTGGCGGCGGCAGGACTGAGCCCGAATCAACCCGCCGAAGAACTGACGCAAGCGGATTGGGATCGATTATTTACGGTGTGGCAACGGTGGCTGATGGCCCTAGAGAAGGGGCAATTTTTCCCCGGTCGCACCGCCACAGGGTACACGGTGCTAGATTGGGATGCCCTCGCCCCCGTCGATGATCTCCAGGGTCTGCTGAACGACTACTACCGGAACGAACTGAATCGGCAGGGGTTCGACCGACTGAAAAACCAGCTCCAGCAAAAGCTCAAGGGCCATCTCGAAAAGCTGGGTCAAAAGGCCGACACCTTCCGCCAGCGGCTCGATCAATCCGCCCAGGCCGAAGCACTGCGACAGCAAGCCGATTTGCTGATGACCTATAACCACCAGTGGGAACCGGGCCTCACCGCCATGACCCTCACCGACTTTGAGACCGGAGCGCCCGTCACCATCCCCATCGACCCCGACAAAACCGCTATTCAGCAGGCCCAGCGCCTCTATAAACAGCACCAAAAACTGAAGCGGGCGCAGGACAAAGTGGTACCCCTGCTCAATGCCGTGGAGGCCGAATTAAATTATCTAGAACAGGTGGACGATGCCCTGGGCCAACTTACCAGCTACAGCGAACCCACCGACCTAGAATCCCTCATCGACATTCGCGACGAGCTGGTGCAGCAGAGCTATCTGGCATCCCCCGACTATCGCCCCCAGGATCGCCGCAACCCCACCGACGCCTTTCGTCAGTTGCACACCCCCGACGGCCTCATGGTGCTGGTGGGCCGTAACAATCGCCAAAACGACCTGCTAATTTCCACCGTTGCCACCGACTACGACCTCTGGTTTCATACCCAGGAAATTCCCGGTAGCCACGTCCTCCTGCGCCTAGGGGCGGGCCAGGTGCCCAGTGAAGCCGACCTACAATTTGTGGCCGATGTCGCCGCTTACTTCAGCCGTGCCCGCCAGTCCGACCAGGTGCCCGTTATCTACACCCAGCCGCGACACGTCTACAAACCCAAGGGAGCCCGCCCCGGCATGGTGATTTATAAGCACGAAACCGTGATTTGGGGCCAACCCCAGCGCCTCCGCCAATTGCCACCAGTTCCCGTTTCTGGCCAGCCCTAG